From Caldivirga sp., one genomic window encodes:
- the ileS gene encoding isoleucine--tRNA ligase produces the protein MSTIDFKLGSRYDPLKVEEAILKFWDEAKIPEKWRDFKGEGLFTFLEGPPTTNGFPHVGHVRGRTYKDVVLRYMRLKGYSVWVQAGWDEQGLPVEIEVERKLGVKTKKDIFDKIGAERFSEECNSLVDYYLKYWVEDGTKRLGLWLDVDNAYETRKPHYIEHVWSFIKKMHEKGLLTEDYRVLPFCPRCETALSDAEVDQGYEDREDPSIFVKFPVEGIEGTYLVIWTTTPWTLVDNEAVAVNPDADYALVKVNINGGTEHWWLAEKLMQGVLGAVGVKEYEVVKVVKGKELEGVRYRHVFLNEVPTHKAHLNAHYVIAEPFVTLEEGSGLVHIAPAHGPEDFEAAKKRNLPITDSVEINGVFNSNGGVFSGMYWLDVSRRVIEELRKRNLLAHQGTVVHRYPHCWRCGTPLVYRTDRQWFIRISNLRGDLVSELSRVKIVPQSLRNRFDDWVANIRDWVISRSRVWGTPLPIWRCRDDPSKVMVIGSIEELRRLAVELPNVPEDKLVHRPWIDMVKLRTPDCSEWVREPFVGDVWLDSGVAWIAGVNGLRNRDLWSRLYPYDWVTEAVDQTRGWFYSLLATSVAWMGKAPYKSILITGHVVDKYGQKMSKSKGNVIWARDLMNKYGADVTRLYLASKAAPWETLPVNPDEFSGIRNILTVLWNSVRFADMYMRLDNYDPRNHSIDDALPKAKSEDKWMLSRYFSRLSRITQYLDEFRIHEAAREWISLVVDDVSHGYIRLIRRRVWVEGSDDDKLVVYTVLYNVLKGAIVIGAVFAPFIAEYLYKAFIRDGKESVHLESMPEIRRELINEKLEKAYDAIFEAFSLTAAIRNNLGIKLRWPLSDMQVKIKETGITEVVNELLDQLSFLSNVKQVKLTNELQCSNDYVKAEGIIVDVCLNKVINEDLYYEAMAREIIRRIQVMRNKANLDLEERVKVYIAADDEVKKTIEKMRSMIENETRSTVLFNEPSNPLLTMDWDIEDKKVKISIER, from the coding sequence GTGTCTACTATTGATTTTAAACTAGGCTCAAGGTATGATCCATTGAAGGTTGAGGAGGCGATATTAAAATTCTGGGATGAAGCTAAGATACCTGAGAAATGGAGGGACTTTAAGGGGGAGGGGTTATTCACGTTCCTTGAGGGTCCACCAACGACCAACGGCTTCCCCCATGTTGGCCATGTCAGGGGTAGGACGTATAAGGACGTTGTGTTAAGGTATATGAGGCTTAAGGGTTATTCAGTATGGGTTCAGGCTGGTTGGGATGAGCAAGGATTACCCGTGGAGATTGAGGTTGAGAGGAAGCTTGGGGTTAAGACTAAGAAGGACATATTCGATAAGATAGGGGCTGAGAGGTTCTCGGAGGAGTGCAACTCCCTTGTGGACTACTACCTTAAGTATTGGGTTGAGGATGGGACTAAGAGACTGGGGCTTTGGCTAGATGTTGATAACGCCTATGAGACTAGGAAACCGCATTACATTGAGCATGTTTGGTCATTCATAAAGAAGATGCATGAGAAGGGCCTACTCACCGAGGATTATAGGGTTCTGCCATTCTGCCCAAGGTGTGAGACGGCGCTTAGTGATGCTGAGGTTGATCAGGGTTATGAGGATAGGGAAGACCCGTCAATATTCGTGAAGTTCCCGGTGGAGGGTATTGAGGGGACTTACTTAGTTATTTGGACAACAACCCCATGGACCCTTGTGGATAATGAGGCAGTGGCGGTTAACCCAGATGCAGACTACGCGCTAGTTAAAGTTAATATTAATGGAGGCACTGAGCATTGGTGGCTTGCGGAGAAACTAATGCAGGGTGTGCTAGGTGCTGTTGGTGTTAAGGAGTATGAGGTTGTTAAAGTGGTTAAGGGCAAGGAACTTGAGGGTGTTAGGTATAGGCATGTTTTCCTAAATGAAGTACCCACTCATAAGGCCCACTTAAACGCGCACTACGTTATTGCTGAACCCTTCGTAACCCTTGAGGAAGGGAGCGGCTTAGTTCACATAGCCCCAGCACACGGCCCAGAGGACTTTGAGGCAGCCAAGAAACGCAACCTACCCATAACGGATAGTGTGGAGATTAACGGCGTCTTCAACAGTAATGGTGGTGTCTTTAGCGGCATGTATTGGCTTGACGTTAGTCGAAGGGTCATTGAGGAGCTCAGGAAGAGGAACCTACTGGCTCATCAGGGCACCGTGGTTCACAGGTACCCACACTGCTGGAGGTGTGGGACACCTTTAGTTTATAGGACCGATAGGCAATGGTTCATTAGGATATCGAACCTTAGGGGGGACTTGGTTAGTGAGCTGTCTAGAGTTAAGATTGTGCCTCAGAGCTTAAGGAATAGGTTTGATGACTGGGTAGCGAACATTAGGGACTGGGTGATATCAAGGAGTAGGGTTTGGGGTACACCGCTCCCAATATGGAGGTGTAGGGATGATCCAAGTAAGGTAATGGTAATAGGCTCAATAGAGGAGTTAAGAAGACTTGCAGTTGAATTACCTAATGTACCTGAGGATAAGCTTGTCCACAGGCCCTGGATAGACATGGTTAAGTTAAGGACCCCTGACTGCAGTGAGTGGGTTAGGGAACCCTTCGTTGGGGATGTTTGGCTGGATAGTGGTGTAGCCTGGATAGCTGGGGTTAATGGGTTAAGGAATAGGGATCTTTGGAGTAGGCTATACCCCTACGACTGGGTCACTGAGGCCGTGGATCAAACTAGGGGATGGTTCTACAGCCTACTAGCAACCTCAGTGGCCTGGATGGGTAAGGCACCGTATAAGTCCATACTGATAACTGGGCATGTTGTGGATAAGTATGGGCAGAAGATGAGTAAGTCGAAGGGTAACGTGATCTGGGCAAGGGACCTAATGAATAAGTATGGCGCCGACGTCACTAGGCTCTACCTAGCCTCCAAGGCTGCTCCATGGGAAACCCTACCAGTTAACCCTGATGAGTTTTCAGGCATTAGGAATATACTCACTGTTCTTTGGAATAGCGTTAGGTTCGCGGACATGTACATGAGGCTTGACAATTATGACCCAAGGAACCACAGTATTGATGATGCCTTACCAAAGGCTAAGAGTGAGGATAAGTGGATGCTATCAAGGTACTTCAGTAGGTTAAGTAGAATCACCCAGTACCTTGATGAATTCAGGATTCATGAGGCAGCTAGGGAGTGGATTAGCCTAGTTGTTGATGATGTTAGCCATGGTTACATTAGGCTCATTAGGCGTAGAGTGTGGGTTGAGGGGAGTGATGATGATAAGCTAGTGGTCTACACAGTACTGTATAATGTGCTTAAGGGCGCAATAGTGATTGGGGCAGTGTTTGCACCATTCATAGCAGAGTACTTGTACAAGGCCTTCATTAGAGATGGTAAGGAGAGCGTTCACTTAGAATCGATGCCGGAGATTAGGCGTGAATTAATTAATGAGAAGCTTGAGAAAGCCTACGATGCAATCTTCGAAGCCTTCTCACTGACTGCAGCAATAAGAAACAACTTAGGCATTAAGCTTAGGTGGCCATTAAGTGACATGCAGGTTAAGATCAAGGAAACTGGAATTACTGAGGTAGTGAATGAACTGCTTGATCAATTATCATTCCTATCCAACGTGAAGCAGGTTAAACTCACTAATGAGCTTCAATGCAGCAATGACTACGTTAAGGCTGAGGGCATAATAGTTGATGTATGCTTAAACAAGGTGATTAATGAGGACCTGTATTATGAGGCAATGGCCAGGGAGATAATTAGGAGGATTCAAGTAATGAGGAATAAGGCAAACCTGGATCTGGAGGAGCGGGTTAAGGTTTACATTGCAGCTGATGATGAGGTTAAGAAAACCATTGAAAAGATGAGGAGCATGATAGAGAATGAGACGAGAAGCACAGTGCTATTCAACGAACCAAGTAACCCACTCTTAACAATGGATTGGGACATTGAAGATAAGAAGGTTAAAATCAGTATAGAACGTTAA
- a CDS encoding type II toxin-antitoxin system antitoxin SocA domain-containing protein: MSIKGVNDNASVMRMNDYGIGDVVYAVLNSLGGSIDGLKKLMKLLFLVQYDIRGRRVIKHLYGGKPITRTEFYLWSFGPMADEVYDTIDELENEGVITVVTSDLPFTISIGKRIPINLPDPVLAWVKEVVRDYGSLKGWELEKHVKELLDLTIEEKRNYYMGWPVDKYLTKEGFSLEERDLANGWAKE; the protein is encoded by the coding sequence ATGTCTATTAAGGGTGTAAATGATAATGCTAGTGTAATGCGAATGAATGATTATGGGATTGGTGATGTGGTTTACGCAGTGCTTAATAGTCTTGGTGGTTCGATTGATGGACTTAAGAAGCTTATGAAGCTCCTATTCCTGGTGCAATATGACATCAGGGGTAGGAGAGTTATTAAACATCTTTATGGTGGGAAGCCCATTACAAGGACTGAATTCTACCTCTGGTCATTTGGACCAATGGCTGATGAAGTCTATGATACTATTGATGAATTAGAGAATGAAGGTGTAATCACAGTGGTTACCAGTGATTTACCCTTCACAATAAGTATCGGTAAGAGAATTCCCATTAACCTGCCTGACCCAGTCTTGGCTTGGGTTAAAGAGGTCGTTAGGGACTATGGCTCGCTTAAGGGTTGGGAATTGGAGAAGCACGTGAAGGAGTTACTTGACTTAACCATAGAGGAGAAGAGGAATTATTACATGGGTTGGCCAGTGGATAAGTACCTCACTAAGGAAGGCTTCAGCCTTGAGGAGCGGGATCTAGCCAATGGGTGGGCCAAGGAATGA
- a CDS encoding HEPN domain-containing protein has protein sequence MDKFSEAERRFKQALRDLEAARGSLNNGYYEWSCFQSQQAAEKSLKALLHGLGLGAWGIVSLNYLTYLRIGIRSMN, from the coding sequence ATGGATAAGTTTAGTGAAGCCGAGAGGCGGTTTAAGCAAGCCTTAAGGGATCTTGAGGCAGCTAGGGGTAGCCTTAATAATGGTTACTATGAGTGGTCTTGCTTCCAGTCTCAACAGGCGGCTGAAAAGTCATTAAAGGCACTTCTGCATGGGCTTGGGCTCGGTGCATGGGGCATAGTGTCGTTGAATTACTTAACATACTTAAGGATAGGTATCAGGTCGATGAATTAA
- a CDS encoding HEPN domain-containing protein → MNNVDMAKSYITQALERLRHAEEALVNGNYPYVVRQCQEAVELTLKAALWLVGIEPPKWHDVGPVLRKERSRFPNWFQEHIDELASISRSLRKEREFAMYGDKESGIPPEELYTRFEVAKDSLSII, encoded by the coding sequence TTGAATAACGTAGACATGGCTAAATCCTACATAACCCAAGCCCTGGAGAGACTTAGGCATGCTGAGGAAGCATTAGTTAATGGTAATTACCCCTATGTGGTTAGGCAATGCCAAGAGGCTGTTGAATTAACGCTTAAGGCTGCATTGTGGCTTGTTGGTATTGAACCACCTAAGTGGCATGATGTTGGCCCAGTATTAAGGAAGGAGAGGTCTAGGTTTCCCAACTGGTTTCAGGAACACATAGATGAGTTGGCTTCAATATCAAGGAGTCTTAGGAAGGAGAGGGAATTCGCAATGTATGGTGATAAAGAAAGTGGTATACCACCAGAGGAATTGTACACGAGGTTTGAGGTGGCTAAAGATTCATTAAGTATCATTTAA
- a CDS encoding nucleotidyltransferase domain-containing protein: protein MFRKGVANIEEPYKVIVTELLRVLLELYGDNLVSFIVYGSVARGTARRDSDLDMLIIFEELPKSRFERIRIFERAEDEIQPLLDELMVRGYVVALSPILKTREEASRFTPLYLDMTEDAVIVYDKGEFFEGVLNRLIKRLRELGARRVWVNEKAWYWILKDNYRFGEVIELE from the coding sequence GTGTTTAGGAAGGGAGTGGCTAATATTGAGGAACCTTATAAGGTTATTGTTACTGAACTATTAAGGGTTTTACTGGAGCTTTATGGTGATAACCTTGTGTCATTTATTGTTTACGGTAGTGTAGCTAGGGGTACTGCTAGGAGGGATAGTGACTTAGATATGTTAATTATATTTGAGGAGTTGCCTAAGTCCAGGTTCGAGAGGATTAGGATTTTTGAGAGAGCTGAGGATGAGATACAGCCACTCCTTGATGAATTAATGGTAAGGGGTTATGTGGTTGCATTATCACCAATATTGAAGACTAGGGAGGAGGCTAGTAGATTCACGCCCCTTTACCTAGATATGACTGAGGATGCTGTTATAGTCTACGATAAGGGTGAATTCTTTGAGGGGGTTCTCAACAGGTTGATTAAGAGGCTAAGGGAATTGGGCGCTAGGAGGGTTTGGGTTAATGAGAAGGCTTGGTACTGGATCCTGAAGGATAATTACAGGTTTGGTGAGGTGATTGAGCTTGAATAA
- a CDS encoding aspartate aminotransferase family protein has protein sequence MVRLARYYKVYPLNIVKGSMQYVWDSEGNRYIDANTGHGVAFMGHSNPEIINAVKAQLDKITTVPLNMGNEARDEFISEFSRIIPPGFETIFPQNTGTEAVETAIKMGKKVTRRKTIVAFTNSFHGRTMGSLSVTWNENYRKAFQPLYPHVRFGTFNNVNEVDKIIDDDVCCVIVEPVQGEGGLNTATAGFLKALREATSRVNALLIFDEIQCGFGRTGETWAFQHYGVEPDLFTAGKAIAGGLPIGLVVAKGEFGDVFSPGEHGSTFAGNPVVMAAAAAATRVFTKVNVPSVVKETGSLLAKRLGELNSRLVIRVKGMGLMIGVELRTRAEPYVEALMKHGVLALTAGVNVVRFLPPYMINSDDVNIITNALDEVLKGTLT, from the coding sequence GTGGTTAGGTTAGCCAGATACTATAAGGTTTACCCATTAAACATCGTTAAGGGTAGTATGCAGTATGTATGGGATTCAGAGGGTAATAGGTATATTGACGCTAACACCGGCCACGGTGTAGCCTTCATGGGCCACTCAAACCCTGAAATAATTAATGCAGTGAAGGCTCAATTGGACAAGATAACTACAGTACCGCTTAACATGGGTAATGAGGCTAGGGATGAATTCATAAGCGAGTTCTCAAGGATAATTCCCCCCGGCTTCGAGACAATATTCCCTCAAAACACTGGGACTGAGGCTGTTGAGACTGCCATTAAGATGGGTAAGAAGGTAACCAGGAGGAAGACCATAGTGGCCTTCACCAACTCATTCCATGGAAGAACAATGGGAAGCCTCTCAGTGACTTGGAATGAAAACTACAGGAAGGCCTTCCAACCACTTTACCCTCATGTGAGGTTTGGTACGTTTAATAATGTTAATGAGGTTGATAAGATTATTGATGACGACGTATGCTGCGTAATAGTTGAGCCAGTTCAGGGTGAAGGCGGTTTAAACACTGCCACCGCCGGCTTCCTAAAGGCCTTAAGGGAAGCCACCAGTAGGGTTAACGCGCTACTCATATTTGATGAGATTCAATGCGGCTTCGGGAGAACCGGTGAAACCTGGGCCTTCCAACACTACGGTGTTGAACCAGACTTATTCACCGCAGGAAAGGCTATTGCAGGTGGATTACCCATAGGCCTAGTGGTCGCTAAGGGGGAGTTTGGGGATGTCTTCAGTCCTGGGGAACATGGATCAACATTTGCGGGAAACCCAGTAGTAATGGCTGCTGCGGCCGCGGCCACCAGGGTCTTCACTAAGGTAAATGTACCAAGCGTAGTTAAGGAAACAGGCTCATTATTGGCTAAGAGACTTGGAGAATTGAACTCAAGGCTTGTAATTAGGGTTAAGGGCATGGGGCTTATGATTGGTGTTGAATTAAGGACTAGGGCTGAACCCTATGTTGAGGCTTTAATGAAGCACGGTGTCTTGGCCTTAACAGCTGGGGTTAATGTAGTAAGATTCCTACCACCCTACATGATAAACAGCGATGATGTCAACATTATTACCAACGCCTTAGACGAAGTACTTAAAGGTACATTAACCTAG
- a CDS encoding argininosuccinate lyase: MVYREGLLGKGDLNKVKYTSSLIDDVEIYKETILALITHVNELSRVGVINSSEAAAIINALRELSKEPYRPSDEYEDVHEYIEAMLIRRLGNVGGWVGLGRSRNDHVAAALRLKLRRLMLELASSVIELRRVTLSKAIETADAFIIGTTHRQPAQVTTLGHYMLYLDELSSDFIMNLLSIYETVNKSPLGSGPLAGTMVNLNRVREAEDLAFNGIVDNTVYATGSRYFMLTTASITVSYLIELGRFINNIEMWLMPQLNYVTLNPSHLATSSIMPHKRNPATLEVLRARIGEAVGHLMSMYSIERPVEAGYQLDLQEETRHAWLIMRIAIDGVGIMADLIRGISVNKERVKEDLVKYPVTAAEYAELMSISGKVPFRDAHREVAVMVKEGRSPGIDPAEAIKGKEVLGGPNPSRVTESARARLIDLSSIEAKVKELAVRINKAEAELMGG, translated from the coding sequence GTGGTGTATCGTGAGGGGCTTCTGGGGAAGGGGGATTTAAACAAGGTTAAGTACACCTCATCACTAATTGATGATGTTGAGATATATAAGGAAACCATACTTGCATTGATAACTCACGTCAATGAGTTAAGTAGGGTTGGGGTAATAAACAGTAGTGAAGCAGCAGCCATAATTAACGCCTTAAGGGAACTTTCTAAGGAGCCATACAGGCCTAGTGATGAGTATGAGGATGTTCATGAGTACATTGAGGCAATGTTAATCCGTAGACTTGGTAATGTTGGTGGATGGGTTGGTTTAGGTAGGTCAAGGAATGACCACGTAGCCGCAGCCCTCAGGTTGAAGCTTAGGAGACTCATGCTTGAATTAGCGTCCAGCGTTATTGAGTTAAGGAGGGTAACGTTAAGCAAGGCCATTGAGACCGCTGATGCCTTCATAATCGGCACAACCCATAGGCAACCTGCCCAAGTCACAACCCTAGGCCACTACATGCTTTACTTAGATGAGTTAAGTAGTGATTTCATAATGAACCTTCTTTCAATTTATGAAACAGTTAATAAGTCTCCCTTAGGTTCAGGCCCGTTAGCCGGCACAATGGTTAACTTGAATAGGGTTAGGGAGGCTGAGGACCTTGCCTTCAATGGTATCGTGGATAATACGGTGTACGCAACGGGATCAAGGTACTTCATGCTTACTACAGCGTCTATCACAGTATCGTACCTTATTGAACTAGGTAGGTTCATTAATAATATTGAAATGTGGCTGATGCCTCAATTAAACTACGTAACCCTTAACCCAAGTCACTTAGCAACAAGTAGTATAATGCCTCATAAACGTAACCCAGCAACACTTGAAGTTTTAAGAGCCAGGATAGGGGAGGCGGTGGGGCATTTAATGTCAATGTACTCTATCGAGAGGCCTGTTGAGGCTGGTTATCAACTTGACCTACAGGAGGAGACTAGGCACGCATGGTTAATAATGAGGATAGCCATTGATGGTGTGGGCATTATGGCTGATTTAATAAGGGGGATAAGCGTGAATAAGGAGAGGGTTAAGGAGGACCTAGTTAAATACCCGGTTACTGCCGCTGAGTATGCTGAATTAATGTCGATAAGCGGTAAGGTACCCTTCAGGGATGCTCATAGGGAGGTAGCAGTGATGGTTAAGGAGGGGAGAAGCCCAGGTATTGATCCTGCTGAGGCCATTAAGGGTAAGGAGGTTTTAGGTGGACCTAACCCAAGTAGGGTTACTGAGTCAGCTAGGGCTAGGTTAATTGACTTAAGTAGCATTGAGGCTAAGGTTAAGGAATTAGCGGTAAGAATTAATAAAGCTGAGGCTGAGCTAATGGGTGGTTAG